A section of the Virgibacillus sp. NKC19-3 genome encodes:
- a CDS encoding Cof-type HAD-IIB family hydrolase, which translates to MAEKKNIKLIALDMDGTLLNNALEISEPTQAVIAKALAGDIHVVLSTGRSLGTCYPYAALLNLTSYLVTSNGGEIFTMDKTLLDQHLLDTEKIKNMWEMGEEMGVQQWMVSTTGIYRDSRPANFYDHDWLKYGCSSLDKRKLDAMIEELSYFEGLELTNSLPTNVEANPAGVSKAAALHFVCREIGITMDEIMAIGDSLNDIKMIQEAGIGVAMENAQKAIKNVADYVTDTNDQDGVAKAIERFAL; encoded by the coding sequence ATGGCAGAAAAGAAAAACATAAAATTAATTGCACTGGATATGGATGGAACGTTACTGAATAATGCGCTTGAGATCTCTGAGCCGACACAAGCTGTTATTGCAAAAGCGTTGGCGGGTGACATACATGTCGTGTTAAGCACAGGTCGATCGCTGGGAACCTGTTATCCTTATGCAGCGTTGCTAAATCTAACATCTTATCTTGTTACATCCAATGGCGGAGAAATTTTTACCATGGATAAAACATTATTGGATCAACATTTATTGGATACGGAAAAAATAAAAAACATGTGGGAAATGGGGGAAGAAATGGGCGTACAACAATGGATGGTATCTACAACTGGAATTTATCGGGATTCTCGCCCGGCTAATTTTTATGATCATGACTGGCTCAAATATGGTTGCAGCTCGCTTGATAAGCGTAAACTTGATGCAATGATTGAGGAACTTTCCTATTTTGAAGGGCTGGAGCTGACGAACTCCTTACCGACAAACGTGGAAGCAAATCCTGCAGGTGTTAGTAAGGCGGCCGCACTCCATTTTGTATGCAGGGAAATTGGCATTACGATGGATGAGATTATGGCCATTGGTGATAGTTTAAACGATATTAAAATGATCCAAGAGGCAGGAATCGGTGTGGCGATGGAAAATGCGCAGAAAGCGATTAAAAATGTTGCTGATTATGTGACAGATACGAATGATCAAGATGGCGTCGCAAAGGCAATTGAACGGTTTGCGTTATAA
- a CDS encoding aldehyde dehydrogenase family protein: MRDYTRHYINGKWMESTGSETEEVINPATEEVTGRISLGTKEDLDRAVKAARDAFPSFSTTTKEYRAELLERIAREYENRKDELIEVIKEELGSPVSMTEKVHYNMGLQHFRETAKLLRDFEFTEKRGDSLVAKEPVGVSGLITPWNFPTNQTSTKLAGALAAGNTVVLKPAELTPYAAILLAEIFETAGVPKGVFNLVNGTGETIGNGISSHPGIDLVSFTGSGAVGQKVSENAAKTIKKVALELGGKSPLVILEDADVKKAAKTAVSNVLMNTGQVCTAATRTLIPRSMHDNFIEAVKETLPTFLVGDPNDENSVVGPLVSKKQWDRVQSYIEKGMDEGATLVAGGTGKPEGLEEGYYVKPTVFTDVRNDMVIAQEEIFGPVMSIITYEDLDEAIEIANDTVYGLAGYVFGEDEEKLKKVASRLRAGRITINNAKADFSAPFGGYKESGVGREWGDYGIDEYLEVKSVLGMPS; encoded by the coding sequence ATGCGTGATTATACAAGACACTATATTAATGGTAAATGGATGGAGTCCACAGGTTCTGAGACGGAAGAGGTAATTAACCCAGCCACGGAGGAAGTAACTGGACGTATTAGCCTCGGAACGAAAGAAGATCTGGATCGTGCGGTAAAAGCAGCAAGGGATGCTTTTCCTTCATTTTCAACAACAACGAAGGAATACCGAGCAGAATTGCTTGAACGTATTGCAAGGGAATATGAGAATCGCAAAGATGAGTTGATTGAGGTCATCAAGGAGGAGCTAGGTTCTCCAGTCTCTATGACTGAAAAAGTTCACTATAACATGGGGTTGCAGCATTTTAGGGAAACAGCAAAACTGCTAAGAGATTTTGAATTCACAGAAAAGCGTGGAGATTCACTGGTTGCAAAAGAACCAGTTGGGGTCAGTGGTTTGATTACACCATGGAATTTCCCAACAAACCAAACCTCTACGAAATTGGCCGGTGCATTGGCAGCTGGAAACACGGTTGTTCTGAAGCCCGCAGAGCTTACCCCATATGCTGCTATTCTTCTAGCAGAAATCTTTGAAACGGCTGGTGTACCAAAAGGGGTTTTTAATCTTGTGAATGGTACAGGAGAAACAATTGGCAATGGCATCAGCTCTCATCCCGGGATTGATCTTGTATCATTTACCGGCTCTGGGGCAGTTGGACAAAAGGTATCGGAAAATGCTGCCAAGACGATTAAGAAAGTTGCGCTTGAGCTTGGCGGGAAATCACCACTTGTTATCCTTGAAGATGCCGATGTGAAGAAGGCTGCAAAAACAGCTGTCTCTAATGTTCTGATGAATACTGGTCAGGTTTGTACAGCCGCGACGCGTACCCTGATTCCACGTTCGATGCATGATAATTTTATAGAAGCAGTCAAAGAAACATTACCTACATTCTTAGTTGGGGATCCAAATGATGAAAATAGTGTTGTTGGTCCACTTGTATCCAAGAAACAATGGGATCGTGTCCAGAGCTATATTGAAAAAGGTATGGATGAGGGAGCTACTCTCGTTGCAGGCGGTACCGGAAAACCTGAAGGCCTGGAGGAAGGTTATTATGTGAAACCGACTGTCTTCACCGATGTGAGAAATGATATGGTAATTGCCCAGGAAGAGATTTTTGGACCTGTCATGTCAATTATCACATATGAGGACCTCGATGAAGCCATTGAAATAGCCAATGATACGGTATACGGACTAGCTGGGTATGTATTCGGCGAGGATGAGGAGAAACTCAAAAAAGTAGCTTCACGTCTGCGAGCTGGAAGAATTACCATCAATAATGCCAAAGCAGATTTCTCTGCTCCATTTGGAGGCTATAAAGAATCAGGCGTTGGCCGCGAATGGGGAGATTACGGTATCGACGAGTATTTAGAAGTTAAGTCTGTACTCGGAATGCCATCCTAA
- a CDS encoding MFS transporter, whose translation MEQRKYTIRDAHFWKISWGLALASFFIFACMYAVQPLLPVFVEEFGVSVSASSLAFSLTIIGLIIGLIVLGFYSDRIGRTIFIKLSLIGSIIPFLVIPMVDSFYVIVVLRFIQGFALAGLPAASIAYLNEEIDSRSVGVATGLYISSNALGGMVGRVLTGYITDHFSWQVAFLVLAVVGLLVLASVYLMLPKSRFFHSSDLTFRKDIEGFLFHFKNSALLLVFGLGIVLQFAFTGMWTYLPFHLQGDPFSLSLQTISYTFFAYGLGVIGSPLAGWFAGKFGLRNIRVIGVIILTIGILLTLSTSLVVIIIGLCVSCLGFFTAHSLTTTNVGEQATHHKGSAASLYLVAYYIGVALGGSALGPLWDVAGWIGIVLFTGILPVTYVIFIRSGNKRKETPH comes from the coding sequence ATGGAACAAAGAAAATATACTATTCGCGATGCGCACTTCTGGAAAATTTCATGGGGCTTAGCATTGGCATCATTTTTTATTTTTGCTTGCATGTATGCTGTTCAGCCACTTCTTCCAGTATTTGTGGAAGAATTCGGTGTTTCTGTTTCTGCATCCAGTTTGGCATTTTCATTAACCATTATTGGTTTAATTATTGGTTTAATTGTGCTCGGATTTTATTCGGATCGTATTGGTCGTACGATATTTATTAAACTTTCTTTAATTGGCTCCATCATCCCTTTTCTGGTTATTCCAATGGTTGATTCCTTTTATGTTATTGTTGTTCTACGCTTTATTCAAGGCTTTGCGTTGGCAGGGCTGCCGGCAGCGTCGATTGCATACCTAAATGAGGAAATTGATTCCAGAAGTGTTGGTGTTGCAACAGGGCTTTATATTTCCAGTAATGCGCTTGGTGGTATGGTTGGAAGAGTGTTGACTGGGTATATTACAGACCATTTTTCATGGCAAGTGGCATTTTTGGTTCTGGCAGTAGTAGGTCTGCTGGTACTTGCATCTGTGTATCTAATGCTTCCGAAATCACGTTTTTTTCATTCCAGTGATTTAACTTTTCGCAAGGATATCGAAGGTTTTCTGTTTCATTTTAAAAATTCCGCTCTATTACTTGTCTTTGGACTTGGGATTGTGTTGCAATTCGCTTTTACAGGTATGTGGACGTATTTGCCGTTTCATTTACAGGGAGACCCTTTTTCGTTATCTTTACAGACTATTTCCTATACCTTTTTTGCTTATGGTCTCGGTGTTATTGGTTCGCCGCTAGCTGGATGGTTTGCAGGAAAATTTGGCTTGCGAAACATTCGCGTTATTGGGGTTATCATTTTAACGATTGGTATATTATTAACGTTAAGCACCTCTCTTGTTGTCATTATTATCGGGTTATGTGTTTCGTGTCTAGGGTTTTTTACTGCTCATTCTTTAACTACAACAAATGTAGGGGAGCAAGCAACACATCATAAAGGAAGTGCTGCAAGCCTATATCTAGTAGCATATTATATTGGAGTAGCACTCGGTGGCTCTGCACTTGGGCCGTTATGGGATGTTGCAGGATGGATAGGTATAGTGCTATTTACAGGAATATTGCCTGTTACTTATGTGATTTTCATTCGAAGTGGGAATAAAAGAAAGGAGACTCCTCATTAG
- the pxpB gene encoding 5-oxoprolinase subunit PxpB has protein sequence MFSLQAVGDSALKVNFPGVVSPELNAEIQGFCMKLEELAIVGVVEWVPAFDSVTIYYEPHKIKYKAIAEKVKGLRENSLPEKTAKSRIFHVPVFYGNEYGPDLERVAAFNKLDISDVVEMHQKPEYLVYMIGFLPGFPYLGGLDRRIATPRLKEPRKSMAAGSVGIAHEQTGIYPVESPGGWNIIGKTPIPIFDKNAEDAFLFQAGDRIRFYRVSKTEFEQIITQTENG, from the coding sequence ATGTTTTCATTGCAGGCTGTTGGTGATTCCGCACTTAAGGTGAATTTTCCCGGTGTGGTTTCTCCGGAATTGAATGCTGAAATACAAGGGTTCTGTATGAAACTAGAGGAATTAGCAATTGTTGGAGTTGTGGAATGGGTGCCAGCATTTGATTCGGTGACGATTTATTATGAACCACACAAAATAAAGTATAAAGCGATTGCGGAAAAGGTGAAGGGTTTACGTGAAAATTCGTTGCCTGAGAAAACTGCAAAGTCGCGTATTTTTCATGTTCCGGTTTTCTATGGTAATGAGTATGGGCCTGATTTGGAACGTGTTGCAGCTTTCAATAAACTGGATATATCGGATGTAGTGGAAATGCATCAAAAGCCGGAGTACCTTGTTTATATGATCGGCTTTTTACCTGGTTTTCCATACCTTGGCGGTCTTGATAGAAGAATTGCAACGCCACGTCTGAAAGAGCCGCGTAAATCGATGGCTGCCGGATCTGTTGGCATCGCCCATGAACAAACAGGTATTTATCCTGTCGAATCACCTGGGGGATGGAATATCATTGGAAAAACGCCTATTCCCATCTTTGATAAAAACGCTGAAGATGCTTTCTTATTCCAAGCAGGTGATCGAATTCGTTTTTATCGTGTGTCGAAGACGGAATTTGAACAAATAATAACGCAAACGGAAAACGGATAA
- a CDS encoding LamB/YcsF family protein: MRIDLNSDMGESFGAYTIGADEGLLKHITSANIACGSHAGDPHVMDKTVALAKKYHVAVGAHPGFPDIAGFGRRMIDFSPDEIYRLVVFQIGALQAICKIHNVSMQHVKPHGALYNLASYNREVAVAIARAVYDLDSNLILYGLAGSELLVAGRNKGLRVAAEVFADRTYQPDGSLTSRRQADAVIEDVDVAVQQVERIIREGLVKAANEELVQIEADTICVHGDGTNAVCFVEKLRKALEEAGVEVARIRK; this comes from the coding sequence ATGCGCATTGATCTTAATAGTGATATGGGAGAAAGTTTTGGGGCCTATACGATTGGCGCGGATGAAGGATTATTGAAACATATTACTTCAGCGAACATTGCATGCGGATCCCATGCTGGTGATCCACATGTGATGGATAAAACGGTCGCTTTGGCTAAAAAATACCACGTAGCGGTGGGTGCACATCCAGGTTTCCCTGATATTGCAGGGTTCGGCCGACGAATGATTGATTTTTCCCCTGATGAAATTTATCGTTTGGTTGTCTTTCAAATTGGAGCTTTACAAGCAATTTGTAAAATTCATAATGTAAGTATGCAGCATGTGAAGCCACACGGTGCGTTGTATAATTTAGCCAGCTATAACCGGGAGGTAGCTGTTGCAATTGCACGTGCTGTTTACGATCTTGATTCTAACTTAATTTTGTATGGATTAGCTGGAAGTGAGCTTTTAGTGGCGGGGCGTAATAAGGGTTTACGTGTCGCAGCTGAGGTTTTCGCAGATCGAACCTATCAGCCGGATGGTAGTTTAACATCAAGGCGGCAAGCAGATGCAGTCATTGAGGATGTGGATGTAGCGGTTCAACAGGTGGAGCGTATCATACGTGAAGGGCTGGTAAAAGCGGCTAATGAGGAGCTTGTGCAGATAGAAGCAGATACAATATGTGTGCATGGGGATGGTACGAATGCTGTGTGTTTTGTGGAAAAACTGCGGAAGGCGCTGGAGGAAGCAGGAGTAGAAGTAGCAAGGATTAGGAAGTAA
- a CDS encoding 5-oxoprolinase subunit C family protein: MQVQSQLLFHVIRPGILTTFQDMGRSGYQQYGVPVSGAMDRFALQLANILVGNSRSAACLEITLLGPVLKACTTLTIAITGADLEAKVNERNIPLWTTVSMHKGDKLTFGKHQSGVRAYIAVAGGFEAPGVFGSMATDVKAGFGAPIERSEHIYGFPVDAPSGIGLQKRFIPTYKKAIEVAVVEGPHTHLFTKEGHDHFFSSIHTVDANSNRMGYRLTSNKVEVKKDAEIFSDAVPFGGVQIPSNGQPIILMADRQTTGGYPRIGTVISSDLHKIAQLVPKGEITFKPISVEVAQERAIKMEKFLREVDIFRKAL; this comes from the coding sequence ATGCAAGTGCAAAGTCAACTCCTATTCCATGTGATTAGGCCGGGGATTCTTACAACGTTCCAGGATATGGGACGTTCAGGCTATCAACAATATGGTGTACCCGTCTCTGGAGCGATGGATAGATTCGCACTCCAGTTGGCAAACATCCTCGTAGGTAATTCGCGGAGTGCGGCATGCCTGGAGATAACATTGCTTGGTCCGGTACTTAAGGCATGTACGACGCTTACAATTGCGATAACCGGTGCTGACCTGGAAGCAAAAGTAAATGAAAGAAACATTCCATTGTGGACAACTGTAAGTATGCATAAAGGAGATAAGCTCACTTTTGGAAAGCATCAATCCGGCGTTCGCGCATATATTGCAGTTGCAGGAGGATTTGAGGCTCCGGGTGTATTTGGAAGTATGGCTACAGATGTGAAGGCAGGATTTGGTGCACCGATCGAACGGTCTGAGCATATCTACGGGTTCCCAGTCGACGCACCAAGTGGTATCGGGTTGCAGAAAAGGTTTATCCCCACTTATAAAAAAGCAATCGAAGTAGCTGTGGTTGAAGGTCCGCACACACATCTGTTTACGAAAGAAGGGCACGATCATTTTTTCAGCTCCATCCATACCGTTGATGCGAATTCGAATCGAATGGGGTACCGGCTTACATCAAATAAAGTTGAAGTGAAAAAGGATGCGGAAATTTTCTCAGACGCTGTTCCGTTTGGTGGCGTTCAAATTCCAAGTAATGGGCAGCCAATTATTTTGATGGCTGATCGGCAAACGACTGGCGGCTATCCACGCATAGGGACGGTTATTTCAAGCGATCTGCATAAAATAGCCCAGCTTGTGCCAAAGGGAGAAATTACATTTAAGCCTATATCTGTTGAGGTGGCACAAGAACGCGCTATAAAAATGGAAAAATTTTTACGTGAAGTGGATATTTTTAGAAAAGCTTTATAG
- a CDS encoding putative holin-like toxin, which yields MSTYEVFMVLFGFGTFLIALLTLVYRMINKK from the coding sequence TTGAGCACTTATGAAGTGTTTATGGTGCTGTTTGGATTTGGCACCTTTTTGATAGCATTGCTGACACTTGTGTATCGAATGATCAATAAAAAATAG
- a CDS encoding YibE/F family protein codes for MNAILNKLKNMTPIQIGFYIVLVICFVVSIIFVTHNHAHYDSPIAKVTEANLVNTEEVTDINDNQDKRFMQDIMAELQNGQAKGQQIHLENEYSSSGAYDQEYEVGDELFVSIDENKEDNNLTGSITDVKRDKYIVFVAWIFIFVLLIVGKKQGLFSIISLAVNATLLTYALDVYVNTESMRLLWVCGISAVLFTVISLLIVNGFNEKTYTAIISTLLGTFLCLAITYFVLWITSENGLRYEEMEFLTRPYKAVFLAGLLLGSLGGVMDIAITIASSIFGLYESNHQISIRELKTSGMNIGKDIMGTITNILFFVYISGSIPMLILYFNNGSPVVFSLSMNLSLELARALAGGIGIVLTIPIGVYTAIFFVKRKKAKS; via the coding sequence TTGAACGCTATCCTAAATAAATTAAAAAACATGACACCGATACAAATTGGGTTTTATATTGTCCTTGTCATTTGCTTTGTGGTATCGATTATTTTTGTAACACATAATCATGCACACTATGACTCTCCAATTGCTAAAGTCACCGAAGCTAATCTAGTCAATACGGAAGAAGTGACAGATATAAATGACAATCAGGATAAACGGTTTATGCAAGATATTATGGCGGAATTACAAAATGGACAGGCTAAAGGACAGCAAATCCATTTAGAAAACGAGTATTCATCATCTGGAGCATATGACCAGGAATATGAAGTTGGAGACGAACTGTTTGTTTCGATCGATGAAAACAAAGAAGATAACAATCTAACCGGCAGCATAACGGATGTAAAACGAGATAAATACATTGTGTTTGTTGCTTGGATTTTTATTTTTGTCTTGCTCATCGTTGGGAAAAAGCAGGGGTTATTTTCAATCATCAGTTTAGCCGTTAATGCTACGCTGTTAACCTATGCTTTGGATGTTTATGTGAATACGGAGAGCATGCGTTTATTGTGGGTATGTGGGATAAGCGCTGTTTTATTCACCGTGATTTCGTTGTTAATCGTGAACGGTTTTAATGAAAAAACCTATACAGCCATTATTTCAACGCTACTTGGTACGTTTCTATGTCTTGCCATCACTTACTTTGTTCTATGGATTACTTCCGAAAACGGACTCCGATATGAAGAAATGGAATTTCTGACCAGGCCTTATAAAGCTGTTTTCTTGGCCGGATTATTACTCGGATCGTTGGGGGGCGTTATGGATATCGCCATCACCATTGCCTCCTCCATTTTTGGGTTGTATGAATCAAATCATCAGATATCTATTCGCGAACTGAAAACATCAGGAATGAATATTGGCAAAGATATTATGGGAACAATCACCAATATTTTATTTTTCGTCTATATCAGTGGCTCCATCCCAATGCTTATTTTATATTTTAATAACGGTTCTCCCGTGGTATTTTCTCTTTCTATGAACCTTTCATTGGAATTAGCCAGAGCTTTGGCGGGTGGAATTGGTATCGTGTTAACCATTCCAATCGGTGTATACACAGCAATATTTTTCGTAAAACGAAAGAAGGCGAAATCATGA
- a CDS encoding YibE/F family protein: protein MNVLVVLAIILFVLMALIGGGKGIRSFVALFLNFGVLLLTIIIMSIPTINPLIPTLMACTVISCINLFYINEVNRKTKTAFLSTMITIVLLLFFIIMVTEKAKIQGFGEEETEEISAFSLYVGVDFVKVAACMIIMSAIGSIIDVAISIASPINEIYRHNPSISRKALFTSGLKIGRDILGTDTNTLFFAFFGSYLGLLIWFKDLSYTFGEIINSNVFSAEIINILCAGIGVALIIPITAWITSYSLVKQERKSKGIRK, encoded by the coding sequence ATGAATGTACTAGTTGTTCTCGCAATTATATTATTCGTATTAATGGCTCTGATCGGCGGGGGGAAAGGAATAAGATCCTTCGTGGCACTTTTCCTAAATTTTGGTGTGCTCCTGCTTACCATCATTATCATGAGCATTCCAACCATTAATCCGCTTATTCCGACACTCATGGCATGTACGGTGATCAGCTGTATCAATCTGTTTTACATTAATGAAGTAAACCGTAAAACAAAAACAGCCTTTCTTTCTACTATGATCACGATAGTCCTGTTGCTCTTTTTTATTATTATGGTGACAGAAAAAGCAAAAATCCAAGGATTCGGAGAAGAAGAAACGGAAGAAATCAGCGCATTTTCCCTTTATGTCGGAGTCGATTTTGTAAAAGTTGCTGCTTGTATGATCATTATGAGTGCAATCGGCTCGATTATAGATGTTGCTATTTCGATAGCCTCGCCGATCAACGAAATATATCGCCATAATCCATCCATTAGTAGGAAAGCATTATTCACTTCCGGATTGAAGATTGGTCGTGACATTTTGGGAACCGATACGAATACATTGTTTTTCGCCTTTTTTGGGAGTTATCTCGGGCTATTGATATGGTTTAAAGATTTATCTTATACATTTGGTGAAATTATCAATTCCAACGTATTTAGTGCGGAAATAATCAATATTCTTTGTGCTGGTATTGGTGTAGCATTAATTATACCAATTACAGCCTGGATTACGTCGTACTCATTGGTAAAACAAGAGAGAAAAAGTAAGGGGATACGTAAATAG
- a CDS encoding SLC13 family permease, translated as MLSTTWNWLWEKHDQVKDLFIFFVKPNASDIGTGNLDSDNQSGANHGNGGNNRNYTPAQLIGLFVGPLLFLITYFFVSPEGLSDEGIAILASTIWIAIWWMTEAIPIPATSLLPIILFPMTSGLDVDATTSAYGNDTIFLFMGGFMIALAMERWNLHRRIALTIISIIGTSISRIILGFMVATGFLSMWISNSATAMMMVPIGLAIIYQVSDALKDDPSVDTSKENFAFGKAMMLSIAYSASIGGIATIIGTPPNTLLAGAINEIYGIELSFATWMLFGIPLAWVFIFIVWFYLVKVAFPLKIKELPGGKAVIQSEKKKLGAATYEEKAVFIVFILAALAWVTRTFVLNEYVNGNINDAIIAITAALILFIIPAKKEKGGHLLNWDTAIKLPWGILLLFGGGLAIAAGFTESGLSEWIGGQLQGLQGIHIFLVILLVTALVIFLTEITSNTATASMMFPIMASLAAALHIHPYSVMIAAAVAASSAFMLPVATPPNAVVFGSGYLRIPDMAKAGFSLNLTGIILVTVGIYFFVPIVWGIDLTVLPDVFK; from the coding sequence ATGTTATCAACCACTTGGAATTGGTTATGGGAGAAACATGATCAAGTAAAAGATCTATTTATCTTCTTTGTCAAACCGAATGCATCAGATATTGGAACTGGAAATTTGGATTCAGACAACCAATCAGGAGCCAATCATGGAAATGGAGGAAACAATCGCAATTACACGCCTGCACAATTAATCGGACTATTTGTAGGGCCATTATTGTTTCTTATCACCTACTTCTTCGTCTCTCCTGAGGGCTTGTCAGACGAAGGTATTGCTATACTGGCAAGTACTATCTGGATTGCAATTTGGTGGATGACAGAAGCGATTCCGATCCCGGCAACTTCTCTTTTACCCATCATTTTATTTCCCATGACTTCCGGATTGGATGTTGACGCAACAACGTCTGCTTATGGAAATGATACCATCTTTTTATTTATGGGTGGTTTTATGATCGCGCTCGCCATGGAAAGATGGAATTTGCATAGACGTATCGCATTGACCATTATCTCTATTATTGGTACAAGCATCAGTCGAATTATTCTTGGCTTTATGGTTGCGACGGGATTTTTATCGATGTGGATTTCCAATTCCGCAACAGCAATGATGATGGTTCCAATAGGCCTTGCAATTATCTATCAAGTATCAGATGCACTAAAAGATGATCCATCTGTTGATACATCCAAAGAGAATTTCGCATTTGGCAAAGCAATGATGTTAAGTATTGCTTATTCTGCTTCGATTGGGGGAATTGCAACGATTATCGGAACACCTCCGAACACGTTATTAGCCGGAGCAATAAATGAAATCTATGGCATCGAATTATCTTTCGCAACCTGGATGCTCTTTGGTATCCCGCTAGCCTGGGTATTTATTTTCATTGTATGGTTTTATTTAGTGAAGGTTGCTTTCCCACTAAAAATAAAAGAATTACCAGGTGGAAAAGCCGTTATTCAATCCGAGAAAAAGAAACTCGGTGCAGCGACGTATGAAGAAAAGGCAGTATTTATCGTTTTTATCTTAGCAGCTTTAGCCTGGGTTACACGTACATTTGTGTTAAATGAATATGTTAATGGAAATATCAATGATGCCATTATAGCGATAACTGCTGCGTTAATTCTATTTATCATTCCTGCTAAAAAGGAAAAAGGCGGGCATCTACTTAACTGGGATACTGCTATTAAATTACCATGGGGGATCCTATTACTCTTCGGTGGTGGACTTGCCATTGCAGCAGGATTTACAGAATCGGGACTTTCGGAATGGATTGGCGGACAATTGCAGGGACTGCAGGGGATCCACATTTTCCTTGTCATTCTCCTCGTAACAGCACTTGTGATTTTCTTAACCGAAATAACATCCAATACCGCAACTGCATCGATGATGTTCCCTATCATGGCTTCGTTAGCTGCAGCATTACATATTCATCCATACAGTGTAATGATAGCAGCTGCAGTAGCTGCATCGAGTGCATTCATGCTTCCTGTTGCTACACCGCCAAACGCTGTCGTATTTGGATCAGGTTACTTACGAATACCAGATATGGCAAAAGCAGGATTTTCCTTGAATTTAACTGGTATCATTCTCGTTACTGTTGGAATATATTTCTTCGTACCAATTGTATGGGGAATTGATTTAACCGTACTACCGGATGTTTTTAAATAA
- a CDS encoding DUF1648 domain-containing protein — protein sequence MKDQPNINVPASMWEKFFHFVAFILMIMMVVYAIFMYSQLPDEVPIHFNAAGEADNWGGKGAIFTLPLISIPMFMVLFFLGKAPHVHNYPVKVTKGNAPKLYRESRLLLATINVEVAVIFTFLTWEMAQSAQGNGTLGVWMIILSTIVPLVTVGYFLLRMNRLKKEWDC from the coding sequence ATGAAAGATCAGCCGAATATAAACGTGCCGGCAAGTATGTGGGAGAAGTTTTTTCATTTCGTCGCATTTATATTAATGATTATGATGGTTGTCTATGCGATTTTCATGTATAGTCAGCTTCCGGATGAAGTTCCCATCCATTTTAATGCTGCCGGTGAGGCTGATAATTGGGGTGGAAAGGGGGCTATTTTTACACTTCCACTTATATCCATTCCCATGTTCATGGTGTTATTCTTTTTAGGAAAAGCTCCACATGTCCATAATTATCCGGTGAAAGTGACGAAGGGGAATGCGCCGAAGCTGTACAGGGAATCCCGGTTGTTGTTGGCGACAATAAATGTTGAAGTGGCTGTAATTTTTACTTTCCTTACCTGGGAGATGGCTCAATCGGCACAGGGGAATGGGACACTTGGGGTATGGATGATTATCCTCAGCACGATCGTTCCTTTAGTTACCGTTGGCTATTTTTTGCTGCGCATGAATCGATTGAAAAAGGAATGGGATTGTTGA